In the Arachis stenosperma cultivar V10309 chromosome 8, arast.V10309.gnm1.PFL2, whole genome shotgun sequence genome, TAAGAGGTTTGATATTGTACACTACTATATAAAATGCCTAATGTCAAACAAAATTATGAattctataataaaaaaaatagaacaaataattaacaaatactataaattttaaataggcAATATATTCATGAGACTAATAATAACAGTAactttataataaaattttgataacaacatatatcttttaaaattaaatagtaaaattataaaagatctATCTTAAACACAAAACAACAACTATTAAAACATAGTACAAAAATGTCTTATTTTATCTCATGTATTTATTAATGTATTGTACAAATTATATGAatcctttttattatagaaTTTTTATCCAGCTACAAATTTAATAGATAGCAAAATTTGGTCATGGCAAAATGTGTTctaatttcttaaaaaatatcaaaatactATATTAAATATTACAAGTTAATAGgtaactaaattaaaaattctcaaattaaaaatatagataacattgtatatatttttatgagTTACCggacaaatttttattaaataactaatataagtgcaaactaaaaaaaatactactacaaatattatttaatgGCAATAACTGTAATACACATAACATCATTTAGtgatgaaaaataaatcttaattAAATTACAGTAACTAAATAATAAGTCCTTGATTATAAAAAACTTATCaaattgaaatttaataatGTATGGAATATAAcataaacacaaaaaaaaaataaagtacgatgaataaactattttttaaaaatattttcgcAATTTTAGCAGATAAAATCCTcatcatattattattttgtcataataaatttaaaaaattaaattaaaaatattataaattaatagaCGACATTCAAAACTTTTAAAGAAATACAATAGAAGCATTATCATTCTGAAAATACTTTTTGTATAATTTAGAATAGTTGAGAATAAAAATTTACTCTATCGAATATTTCATCTCATATATTACCTAGAATTTTAAACAATGACCATTTTATATTACCTCTCTGTTGTGTGGTTTTataatttaacattttaaagtgtcttataataattttagtttcaacaaaatatgatataaataagatcacgtcaatattaaaataaaaaaaatctaataaatttgaaaagtaaataatatattaacaaaaaaaataaaattaatttcttaaaaataatagaaaagagGCTGAACAGGCACGTTAGTGCCTGTTGAGCCGCTAGTATGTATAAATCTTTTTGACAGTGAAATTCAATCAAATTAGCCTAACTACAAGAACTAAAAACAATCTcagaaaaaaaaactaatgcACACGCACTCCACTAACCCACAATTCAATTAGCATGCGTTATAGTTTTTGTTTTCCCCAAACCAAAATATTTTCTCTTACCATCATTCTAAACTGCAAAACCGTTTCATCGTccgatttaaatttttttttttttaaaaatccaaaaCCATTTACAATGGAAACCTTCTCAAATAAGAGCGTAACTTCAACAAAACCTAACAAATAAAGAAGTTGATGATTATTGAAGATAATGAGCTCGATTCTACCTCATTTTATTATTGTCAAATATTTAAACCCTAATGAGCACATAAAATCTACGATTAACAAGTATATATATAACCATGCAATCACTTCGCATATACAGACATTGTCACTCCTTGATGTTTCTATTACTATTTTTTCTCTCATTCTTTTGTGTAACAACATGCTCATCACTCATTCAAATtgtttgaattttgtttattttattatgctTCATGTTTTTTTCACGAAAAATTACTTATAAAGAAtctaaataaaataacaatgaagTAGAATAATATCACTATAAGAAATTCATTGAAAATCGTCGGAATTATCATCTATTTTGTGTAGGCCATTATCATTGAAGTTTCCATCAATTTTTACGATGTTAAGTGTGGTAGTTTCGTCGAGTTATAAGCTTTACCTTCGGATGAGTAAAACTATCGAGAAAACTATCAGAAAAAAGGCCTGTCGCCACGCTTTTTTCTTGCTACGCTTCAAAAACGTGGCCAAAAGGATCAACGGTCACGTTTTTATGAGGATGATGATTGATTAGAGATATGTCCATGCTTTTTCTTGTCACACTTCAAAAGCGTGCTAAAAAGGTTCATTGGCCACACTTTTATGAGAGTGGTGATTGATTAGAGATTTAGCGACGCTTCAAAAACGTGACCATAGAGAGCAACAGGCTTGCCAATCACTATAAGAGGCACGGGAAATTGCGGCGGTTTTTTTAGGAAAAACCGCCGCAAAACGAAATTCCAGCGGTTCTAGAAGCATCGTCTATTAGGGGGTGGAGATTTGATTTTGCGGCGGTTTCGAAAAACCGCTGGCACAACCGCAGCAAAACCAAGGGTTAGCGTCGTTTGATTTAGCAGCGGTTTAAAACCGTCGCAATTTCAGTGattggatttaaaaaaaattgcagCGGTTACAAAACCGCCACAAAATTATGggtgttttttttaaaaattaagacGGTTCAAAACCGCCACAATTTCATAAACAAGcttaaaaaaaactaatcaaTTACATTAATTTATACCATTTTTCTTTACTATAACATATtttctttacatcatatttattaaacttgagatattaatataaaaaacactaaataaacaatattaaactcataaataaattcaaaatgttaactaaaaaaatccttatttttaaaataaaaaaacatgaTACTCGAGCACTACTTGTGCACATACTagcatatatatatgtatatatatagggGAAAAACAAAACTAAGGTGgtaaaaaccttagaaaaatccTAAATATTGAAGCCCCTTTAAAAGTCATGACTAACAAATATAAACCTCAAGGGATCGTTGACCTCCACTTAATTCAGACAATGACAATTTCCAAACACCTCCAAATGCAACCCAAACCTCAAGACCATCAAGAAAACTGCATCCTTCTGGAGGTTCTAACTTAGCCATCATATCCGATAGTACTGTAGAAGATATGGATCTAAAATCACTGGAAAAAAAAAGGCATTGCCAAATtgaaaagcatataaaatagaTGGAGTAAAGGGCATATATGAAGTGGTGGAAAAAACTGACTTGTTTACTTTGACCCAGGTCAAATTTAGTGTCTCTTTTTTCTCATCTAGTTCTTTGATCACTTTCTTGATTTTAGACTTGTCATTCTGCACAACACAAGGATAGAATAACCAGTTATGCAAGAAATGTGGCAAATTATTGAAATAGATGGGCAAAAAGAAACCTCAATTATGTATTTCTCTGACATTAAATCATTGTACTCATCTTCTGCCTTCTTAAACATTGCCATTACTTTCTTGTTGACCCGTTTCTCTAGTCTAAGAAAAAAATTACATGAAATTCTTTAACAATATAATAATCATAGTTGcacaaaatatttattattattataacagTAAGTCAGTTTATCACGTCAACACACCTAGACTGTTAAGCTTGAAGTTTAGACAAAGCTTTTGCATCATATCATCGGGGAGTATGTGAGAATTGAGAAGTGTTTGTATCATTAGTCTACCAAGAATTAGAACAACTATGCAACTGAACTGATTAAGAtgtaaaaacaagaaaaaaaggaCAACTATGTCCTATGTGTCTCACGTTTCAATGGTAGGAACCTTGAAAAATCAAGTTTTATAGAAGAAAGCATATGCTATTtgaacaaataataaaaatcactTTTTGATCAAATCGCAATAAAATTACAGAACTAATTTATGACCATGCTTTTTCACTTTCCTACTATTCAATTAACTAGCAGCATAAAAATTGTCATACAATATTAAGTTCGTAGAAACTAATCTCATAAGATTATAAGAACATATACTCACCAATATAAGATTAGCAGCAGGTAAGAACTCTACTTGATGAGTAACATACTACTGTCTTTGAACTCAAATGGCCTAACAAACATCCCTGTCAATCcacaaataaattagaaaaagatcagttaaaaaaattaatcgaAGCAGGAACAATAAATACCTGAAACTGTAGTATGAAttaagaaagtaaactaataacAGGGTTAATAGAGTTATTCAATTTAACTTTTTAGTGTATATATTTTAGTCTTTGATTTTCAATTATTTCATTGTAGACCCATAATTACAAATAAATTATGGTGTTTTACTATTGTTATCATAACAACCTTTCACGTAAATTATGTCACCAAGCGATAGATC is a window encoding:
- the LOC130945611 gene encoding structural maintenance of chromosomes protein 2-2-like yields the protein MAMFKKAEDEYNDLMSEKYIIENDKSKIKKVIKELDEKKETLNLTWVKVNNDFRSISSTVLSDMMAKLEPPEGCSFLDGLEVWVAFGGVWKLSLSELSGGQRSLEVYIC